GCCGCCGGCCCAGGCCGCCGCCACGCGCCGCCGGGATGATCGCCGCGCCGCGCAGTAGGCTCACGCCGTCGCCGTGCTCCAGCCCGATCGCGCCGACCGGCTGCCCACCGCGTTCCATCACCCAGTACGTCGTGCCCTCCGCGAGGGTCGCGTCGGTGTCCAGCCCCGCTTCGTGGAAGACGCGGGTGACGGTGTCGCGGTCGCCGCTTTGCGCCAGACGGATGTGTTCCTGTGCATTGGTCATGTGCCGTTCCTCCGGGATGAACGGAGCCGTGGGCGTCCCTGGGAACGCCGTGTGCCGCCGCCTTGAAAGTGCGCGCAGGATACACCGCGACACGCGCGCTGACGAGTGGGTCGTTCATGCCGGGCCGCCACCGCCCAGCGCGCACGTCCACGCCTGCTCGGCGTGAATCCAGCCCTTGGACAGGCCGCTGCGCACCTGCGGGGCGTCCGGCAGCGCCGCGATGATGTCGTCCGGCTGGGCGGGCACGAAGCCGAAGCGCCGCCAGTAATCCCCGGCTTCCTCGCTGAACAGGTACACGGCGCGGTGGCCCAGCAGCGACGCCTGCGTGAGCGCGGACGTGACCAGCGCGCGGCCCAGGCCTTGGTTGCGCGCCTCGGGCACCACCGCCGTCGAGCGGATCAGCGACACGCCGTCGCCGTGCTCCAGGCCGATGCAGCCGCCGGGCACGCCGTCCAGGTCGGCAATCCAGTACGTGCTGCCCTCCGGCGTCACGCTGCCGGTGGTCAGGCCGCAGCGGGTCAGCAGGTCGCGGATGATGTCGAAGTCCTCCGCGTGCGCCTCGCGGAGCTTCACGTGCATGTCGGACAGGGTCACGGCATCGGTCATGGGAACACCTCGGGGGTGGGGGCGGAAAACGGGCACGGCAGCGCGCGTCACGGCGTCAGCGCCTCCTTCGCGGCGCGCACGGCCTCGCGCACGCGGTCCGGGGCGGTGCCGCCGAAGCTGGCGCGGTTGCGGACGCTCTCGGTCACGGTCAGCGCCCGGGCGACCTCGGCGTTCAGCAGGGGGTGGGCAGCACGCAGCTCGTCGTCGGTCAGTTCCCACAGCTGGCGCCCGGAGCGGGACGCGGTGCCGACCAGTCCGCCCACAACCTCGTGCGCCTCGCGGAAGGGCACGCCCTGACGGGCCAGGAAGTCCGCCACGTCGGTCGCCGTGGAGTAGCCCCGGGCGGCGGCGGCGCGCGTGACCTCGGCGTGCCACACGGTCTTGGGAAGCATCTCGGCGTACAGGCGCA
This window of the Deinococcus metalli genome carries:
- a CDS encoding GNAT family N-acetyltransferase, coding for MTNAQEHIRLAQSGDRDTVTRVFHEAGLDTDATLAEGTTYWVMERGGQPVGAIGLEHGDGVSLLRGAAIIPAARGGGLGRRLVMSAIEYAQGRGDRAIYMFSKGGDWGTFGFQQVPLAVVMGEVPDAPQVQAYRSRGERPGGTTWMRDLSAS
- a CDS encoding GNAT family N-acetyltransferase translates to MTDAVTLSDMHVKLREAHAEDFDIIRDLLTRCGLTTGSVTPEGSTYWIADLDGVPGGCIGLEHGDGVSLIRSTAVVPEARNQGLGRALVTSALTQASLLGHRAVYLFSEEAGDYWRRFGFVPAQPDDIIAALPDAPQVRSGLSKGWIHAEQAWTCALGGGGPA